In Scleropages formosus chromosome 20, fSclFor1.1, whole genome shotgun sequence, a single window of DNA contains:
- the tbc1d24 gene encoding TBC1 domain family member 24 isoform X2, producing the protein MADVDYGHFVDWDKMGDLAKSTGPSKFECKDPRELKNLARQGYWSKNHKLRAQVYQQLIKAVPCRTVTPDAEVYRDIVVSIVGKKAPASIPLPEFVDGVPVPLYCLKADGIGAAHKIMSCLASQFPDISYCPTLPAVTAVLLHFCSEEAQCFEQVSRLLACNEPGRRMLDQTFLAFESSCMTFGDLANKYCPSAHKLIVASAQDVLDVYSDWLRWVFGDLPFAHVARVIDVFFVEGYKVLYRVALAILKFYRKQKAGQTLPATQDSESVRGDIQVFVQGIASCVTPDKLLEKAFSIRLFSRKEITLLQLANEKSLQQRGITVKQRRQNVHLAVNAENFSSEIVSAKEMRDIWSWIPERFALCQPQLLFTTSTHGCSLNRFYCHCEGHEPTLMLIKTTDREVCGAFLSTDWEERKRGGNKLSFFGTGECFVFRLKPEMERYEWVIIGHPELAASTQPESEEPTKDEPPGKTISNTSTLPAGEPPADLSDRLSPFLSARHFNLNSRNTSMFMAGSAECIIVGGGDGNALYIDADLNRGRTAHCTTFDNPPLCSETFQVCLLEVWGFQDAMSS; encoded by the exons ATGGCTGATGTAGACTATGGGCACTTTGTGGACTGGGACAAGATGGGAGATTTGGCTAAGAGCACTGGGCCAAGCAAGTTTGAATGCAAGGACCCAAGAGAGCTGAAGAACCTTGCCAGGCAAGGCTATTGGTCTAAGAATCACAAACTGCGGGCCCAGGTCTACCAGCAGCTAATAAAAGCCGTCCCCTGCCGGACTGTCACACCTGATGCAGAGGTGTACCGTGACATTGTTGTAAGCATCGTGGGCAAGAAGGCCCCCGCCAGCATCCCTCTGCCTGAGTTTGTAGATGGGGTCCCGGTACCCCTGTATTGCCTGAAGGCAGATGGCATTGGGGCAGCACACAAGATCATGTCATGCCTTGCCAGCCAGTTCCCTGACATCTCTTACTGCCCCACGCTGCCTGCTGTGACGGCAGTGTTGCTGCACTTCTGCTCAGAAGAGGCACAGTGTTTCGAGCAAGTGAGCCGCCTGTTAGCCTGCAATGAGCCTGGGCGTCGCATGCTTGACCAAACCTTCCTGGCCTTTGAGTCCTCCTGCATGACATTTGGTGACCTGGCCAACAAGTACTGCCCCAGTGCCCACAAGCTGATAGTGGCTTCAGCCCAGGACGTGCTGGATGTGTACTCGGACTGGTTGCGCTGGGTGTTCGGCGACCTTCCCTTTGCCCACGTGGCTCGGGTGATCGATGTCTTCTTCGTAGAGGGTTACAAAGTCCTGTATCGTGTGGCCCTGGCCATCCTCAAGTTCTACCGCAAGCAGAAGGCCGGTCAGACGCTGCCAGCCACTCAGGACTCGGAAAGCGTGCGGGGGGACATCCAGGTCTTTGTGCAGGGCATTGCTTCCTGTGTGACCCCCGACAAGCTGCTGGAGAAAGCTTTCTCCATCCGCCTCTTCAGCCGCAAGGAGATCACCCTGCTGCAGCTTGCCAACGAGAAGTCCCTACAGCAGAGGGGCATCACTGTCAAACAGAGGAG GCAGAATGTGCATCTAGCAGTGAATGCCGAGAACTTCTCCTCAGAGATTGTCAGTGCGAAGGAGATGCGGGACATTTGGTCATGGATCCCAGAGCGCTTCGCCCTGTGCCAGCCACAGCTACTTTTCACCACTTCTACTCATGGCTGCAGCCTCAACAG GTTCTACTGTCACTGTGAGGGCCATGAGCCCACTCTGATGCTCATCAAGACCACTGATAGGGAG GTGTGCGGAGCCTTCCTGTCCACCGACTGGGAGGAGCGGAAGCGGGGTGGAAACAAGCTCAGCTTCTTTGGAACGGGGGAGTGCTTTGTCTTCAGG CTGAAGCCAGAGATGGAGAGATATGAGTGGGTGATCATTGGTCACCCAGAATTGGCTGcctccacacagcctgaaagTGAGGAGCCCACCAAGGATGAGCCACCTGGCAAGACCATCTCCAACACAAGCACCTTGCCGGCTGGCGAGCCCCCAGCGGACCTCTCCGACCGCCTATCACCCTTCCTCTCTGCCCGCCACTTCAACCTCAATTCCAGAAACACCTCCATGTTCATGGCTGGGAGTGCTGAGTGCATCATTGTGG GTGGAGGTGATGGAAATGCCCTGTACATAGATGCAGATCTGAACCGTGGTCGCACAGCACATTGCACAACCTTCGACAACCCGCCCCTCTGCTCCGAAACATTCCAGGTGTGCTTGCTGGAGGTCTGGGGCTTCCAGGATGCCATGAGTTCTTAA
- the tbc1d24 gene encoding TBC1 domain family member 24 isoform X1 gives MADVDYGHFVDWDKMGDLAKSTGPSKFECKDPRELKNLARQGYWSKNHKLRAQVYQQLIKAVPCRTVTPDAEVYRDIVVSIVGKKAPASIPLPEFVDGVPVPLYCLKADGIGAAHKIMSCLASQFPDISYCPTLPAVTAVLLHFCSEEAQCFEQVSRLLACNEPGRRMLDQTFLAFESSCMTFGDLANKYCPSAHKLIVASAQDVLDVYSDWLRWVFGDLPFAHVARVIDVFFVEGYKVLYRVALAILKFYRKQKAGQTLPATQDSESVRGDIQVFVQGIASCVTPDKLLEKAFSIRLFSRKEITLLQLANEKSLQQRGITVKQRRRQNVHLAVNAENFSSEIVSAKEMRDIWSWIPERFALCQPQLLFTTSTHGCSLNRFYCHCEGHEPTLMLIKTTDREVCGAFLSTDWEERKRGGNKLSFFGTGECFVFRLKPEMERYEWVIIGHPELAASTQPESEEPTKDEPPGKTISNTSTLPAGEPPADLSDRLSPFLSARHFNLNSRNTSMFMAGSAECIIVGGGDGNALYIDADLNRGRTAHCTTFDNPPLCSETFQVCLLEVWGFQDAMSS, from the exons ATGGCTGATGTAGACTATGGGCACTTTGTGGACTGGGACAAGATGGGAGATTTGGCTAAGAGCACTGGGCCAAGCAAGTTTGAATGCAAGGACCCAAGAGAGCTGAAGAACCTTGCCAGGCAAGGCTATTGGTCTAAGAATCACAAACTGCGGGCCCAGGTCTACCAGCAGCTAATAAAAGCCGTCCCCTGCCGGACTGTCACACCTGATGCAGAGGTGTACCGTGACATTGTTGTAAGCATCGTGGGCAAGAAGGCCCCCGCCAGCATCCCTCTGCCTGAGTTTGTAGATGGGGTCCCGGTACCCCTGTATTGCCTGAAGGCAGATGGCATTGGGGCAGCACACAAGATCATGTCATGCCTTGCCAGCCAGTTCCCTGACATCTCTTACTGCCCCACGCTGCCTGCTGTGACGGCAGTGTTGCTGCACTTCTGCTCAGAAGAGGCACAGTGTTTCGAGCAAGTGAGCCGCCTGTTAGCCTGCAATGAGCCTGGGCGTCGCATGCTTGACCAAACCTTCCTGGCCTTTGAGTCCTCCTGCATGACATTTGGTGACCTGGCCAACAAGTACTGCCCCAGTGCCCACAAGCTGATAGTGGCTTCAGCCCAGGACGTGCTGGATGTGTACTCGGACTGGTTGCGCTGGGTGTTCGGCGACCTTCCCTTTGCCCACGTGGCTCGGGTGATCGATGTCTTCTTCGTAGAGGGTTACAAAGTCCTGTATCGTGTGGCCCTGGCCATCCTCAAGTTCTACCGCAAGCAGAAGGCCGGTCAGACGCTGCCAGCCACTCAGGACTCGGAAAGCGTGCGGGGGGACATCCAGGTCTTTGTGCAGGGCATTGCTTCCTGTGTGACCCCCGACAAGCTGCTGGAGAAAGCTTTCTCCATCCGCCTCTTCAGCCGCAAGGAGATCACCCTGCTGCAGCTTGCCAACGAGAAGTCCCTACAGCAGAGGGGCATCACTGTCAAACAGAGGAGg AGGCAGAATGTGCATCTAGCAGTGAATGCCGAGAACTTCTCCTCAGAGATTGTCAGTGCGAAGGAGATGCGGGACATTTGGTCATGGATCCCAGAGCGCTTCGCCCTGTGCCAGCCACAGCTACTTTTCACCACTTCTACTCATGGCTGCAGCCTCAACAG GTTCTACTGTCACTGTGAGGGCCATGAGCCCACTCTGATGCTCATCAAGACCACTGATAGGGAG GTGTGCGGAGCCTTCCTGTCCACCGACTGGGAGGAGCGGAAGCGGGGTGGAAACAAGCTCAGCTTCTTTGGAACGGGGGAGTGCTTTGTCTTCAGG CTGAAGCCAGAGATGGAGAGATATGAGTGGGTGATCATTGGTCACCCAGAATTGGCTGcctccacacagcctgaaagTGAGGAGCCCACCAAGGATGAGCCACCTGGCAAGACCATCTCCAACACAAGCACCTTGCCGGCTGGCGAGCCCCCAGCGGACCTCTCCGACCGCCTATCACCCTTCCTCTCTGCCCGCCACTTCAACCTCAATTCCAGAAACACCTCCATGTTCATGGCTGGGAGTGCTGAGTGCATCATTGTGG GTGGAGGTGATGGAAATGCCCTGTACATAGATGCAGATCTGAACCGTGGTCGCACAGCACATTGCACAACCTTCGACAACCCGCCCCTCTGCTCCGAAACATTCCAGGTGTGCTTGCTGGAGGTCTGGGGCTTCCAGGATGCCATGAGTTCTTAA